The Enterobacter asburiae genomic sequence TTTACTCTGGGGTTCTCACGCGCAGAAGAAAGGGGCGATTATCGATCGTCAGCGTCATCACGTGCTGAAAGCACCGCACCCGTCACCGCTGTCTGCGCATCGCGGTTTCTTTGGCAGTAATCATTTTGTTCTGGCGAATGAATGGCTGGAAAAACGTGGCGAAACGCCGATTGACTGGATGCCTGTATTACCGGCAGAGAGCGAGTAGTTTGAGTTTGTATGCCCGGTTCACCGGGCATACAAAAAACACAATGGATTATGCCTTGTTCTGACGCCACCACTCGGCCAGCAGTACGCCGGTCGCAACGGATACGTTCAGACTTTCCACATTGCCTGTTCCGTCGATAGAGACGCTCAGATCCGCACTGGAGAGCGCCGCGTCAGACAGACCATCACGTTCCTGACCCAGCACCAGCACCATTTTGCGCGGCAGCGTCGCTTTAAACAGCGGCGTACCGGCATGGCTCGAGGTGGTCACGATGGAATAGCCCGCTTTACGGAACTGCTCCAGGGCGTCCAGAACGCTGTCGCCGGTGATTGGCTGTACGTGCTCGGCTCCGCCTTCCGCAGTACGGATCGCGGCGCCGGATTCCAGCAGCGCGGCATCCTGCAACAGCACGCCTTTCACGCCAAAGTGCGCGCAGCTGCGCATCATTGCGCCCAGGTTGTGCGGGTTGCCCACATCTTCCAGCGCCAGCACGCAGTCATCGGCATCCGCCTGGCTGACCCACTGCTGCACGGTCGTGCCGTTACGCTTTTTGATCAGGAAGCAGACGCCGCCGTGGTGTTCAGTACCGGAGGCTTTAGTCAGCTCGGCATCATCCACCACGTGGTAGGCTTTACGGTTCGCGGCCATCCAGCGCAGCGCTTCTTTGAAGCGCGGGGTCACGCTCTGGATAAACCAGGCGCGAACGATACACTCAGGACGGCTCAGGAACAGCGCCTGGCAGGCGTTCTCGCCATACACGCGGGTCTCTTCCGCACGCTGACGGCGCAGCACTTCCGGATCGATAAAGCTTTTACCGCTGATACCGCCGTGATCGGCTTTTTCCGGCGTCTCATCGCCAGGGGCGCGAGAAACGGTGCGCCACGGGGAGGCATTATCACGTGAGAAGTC encodes the following:
- a CDS encoding tRNA/rRNA methyltransferase, yielding MNDEMKNKSGKVKVMYVRSDDDSDKRTQNPRTGKGGGRPASSRADGGRRPARDDRNNRGDDRKRDDRKRDDRPRSDRPRSDRPRDDRPRDDFSRDNASPWRTVSRAPGDETPEKADHGGISGKSFIDPEVLRRQRAEETRVYGENACQALFLSRPECIVRAWFIQSVTPRFKEALRWMAANRKAYHVVDDAELTKASGTEHHGGVCFLIKKRNGTTVQQWVSQADADDCVLALEDVGNPHNLGAMMRSCAHFGVKGVLLQDAALLESGAAIRTAEGGAEHVQPITGDSVLDALEQFRKAGYSIVTTSSHAGTPLFKATLPRKMVLVLGQERDGLSDAALSSADLSVSIDGTGNVESLNVSVATGVLLAEWWRQNKA